CGAACAGGTTGTTGAACAGGCGAATGAAAAACTTATCACGCTGCGCCTGAAGATTCCCGCGGTGAACAAGCTTAGGGTAGCTTTCCATCGTCTGGTAACTCTCAAGAAAAGAAATCGCCTTTCGAATGGATTCGGACAGCGCTTCCGGAGTAAGTTCCAGCTTTACTAGATAATCCGTGGCTTGCACCTCTATGGCTCCGCGTGCATATTGAAACTCTTCATAACTAGTCAACATAATGAACAACGGAAGTCGACCATATTTTTGGCGTATTGAAGCGGCAACTTCTAAACCGCTCTTTATCGGCATTTTGATATCGCTGATTACGATGTCCGGGCGGAGCGTGTCAATCATTTCTTCTTCTTGGGCACCGTTGTGCGCGATACCGACAATCTCTATATTATACTGCTCCCATTTCAGCATAGACTGCAAGCCGATGCAGACTAGAGCTTCGTCGTCGGCGATTAATAATTTAATCAATTTGACCACATCCTTGATAGATTTGCCAATCTACTCTTTTTGTATAAATGGCAGAAGAATTTTCATTAAGGTATATTGGCCCACTTCACTCTCAATCGAAAGACCGTAATTCTCCCCAAAAGCTAGCCGCAAACGCTCATCTACACTACGGAGTCCAACGTTCTCGAACACGCCCTTAGTTCCATCCTCTGGAGCACACAGAATGGTGGAGATTTGTTCTTCCTGCATGCCTACACCGTTGTCTTCAATCGTAACCAGGATATCGGCAAAGCCACTTTTTTTCACTGTGATGAGAATATCTCCTCTGCCTTTGGGCTCGATGCCATGGAAGATAGCATTCTCAACCAGAGGCTGGAGTGTGAAGCGGGGAATCAGCCCGGAGAGCAGTTCTTCATCTTCGATTTCCTTCACCATCGAGACCGTACTGCCATACCGGTATTTCTGAATCAGAAAATAATCATCGAGCAGGCTTAACTCATCTCTCAGTGGCATCAGCCTCCGGTTGTCTTTGGCGATGCTGCGCAGCAGTCTGGAGAGTGAGGTAGTCATTTCAGCAATGCCGGTAGCATTCTGAATGGTAGCCATCCATTTGATTGAATTCAGTGTGTTGTACAAAAAGTGGGGATTGATCTGACTCTGCAGCATCCGGTACTCTAGCTCCTGTTTCTGCTTCTCATCAGCGAGTCGGCTGTCCATGAGCGCAACAATGTCCTGAGACAGACGGTTGATGCCCCGTCCGACATCACCGAGTTCACTTTTCCATTCGATATTACGGTCCAGCAAGAAATTGCCCTGGGCTATCTTATCTATTCGCTTCTTTAATTTTTCTACCGGAAGACTAATAGTGCGAGTTAAGTACAAGGTAATAATGCCGCTTAAGACGATAACGAGTAAACAAACGCCGAGCATTACTAGAATCCATATATTCGCTTTGGGAGCGAACTGATCATTGGATAAGGTCTGTGACAGAATCACTCCACTGCGCACGGGATAAGAGACCACGATTTGACTTTCTTCATTCTCCAGCTTGATCATGGACAGCTCGGTTTGTGGGCCGACAGGCTTATCATCAGTATAGGCTATAGGTTCATACGGTGTAGTCATCGCAGTTACTTTATCGCCAATGAGTTGATAATGATGATTGCCTAGCGTCAGCAGCATTCGGGAGTTCTTTGGCAGGGAATAACCCTTCAGCTTGTCGGTAATTAAGGAAGTATTGGCGAGTAAGTAGACCGTTCCAATTCGGGCAGCCCCATCTCCGTAAATAGGTAGAACAAAAGGAATTCCATTAGTGGTGGAGAGGGGGTCTTTAATCACTTGTTCCCACTGCTCAACAGCATCTTTATTTAGTCCGGGAATTTGACCGATATTGTGTACAGTAAGCGGAATTGAAGTACTGACGGAATTATCCACCTGCAGGAACTTTCCGTTGTTGCCCGTAACAATCAAGCGGCGGACATAGCTATTAGAGCGATTGATCCGAAAATCCTCCTGCATGGAGTTAAAGGCATTAACAGCATCCTTGGCGCTTGCTTTTGGAGAAACAAAATAATCAGTGAGTAATGTATTAGTGGACGAGTTGGTGCTGTTGGTCATCGCCAAAGAGGACAGATTAATCAAATCTTGTTCAATAATATGTGAAACTAGCTGTAGGTTGAACTCGGTCGCCTGGATGGTTGTTTTACGCTGATAATAGGTAATCAATTCATAGCTGAAAAAGGACAGCAGAGCGGCAATCAACAGCGCAAATAGGGTCATAATCAGAATAATACGGCTCTTAATGGTTGATTTTCTTACCGTTGTGAACACTCCTCTACAAAAAGCGGGGAAATATAAAGCGTTTTCAAAAAAAACTTTCAATTCATGCATGTTTAAAGTTAATCTTCTATTTATAATATGCTTAACTGGTTTATCGATATCCATATTAACACCTTAGCATATTCCTGCAATTCCATACAGTGGAAGACAGAGGAGCTGAGAATTTTACATGTTTTAAATAGGATTTTACAGGTTTGAAGCGAGGAGGAAGAGAAGAACAAAGAAAAGTGAATGAACTGAGTTTGAAAATACATGCCATTCCAGAGAGGAAAGTCTTAAACTTTGAAATAGATCGGATGAGCCGATCCGTGTAAACAATCAGAAGGAAAAGGGGATTTTCAAATGAAATTAAAAAGATTCTATGGCATGACTTTAGCCACAATACTTTCCCTAAGTGCGCTAGCCGGATGTTCCGGTAATAACAACAACGAAGGCAGTGCTGCAACAGCTGCTCCAGAAACGAGTAATTCTGCAAGCGCTTCCGCTGATCCGAAGCAAGAGCCTGTGACATTGAAATGGGCACTGTGGGATTGGGAAGCCACTGCATACTATCAGCCGTTGATCGATGCCTATAAAGCTGAGCATCCAAATGTAACGATTGACTATGTGGATCTTGGTTCCACTGACTACATGACAATGCTGAGTACACAGTTGTCCGGCGGTGCAGATCTGGATGTCCTTACAATTAAAGATATTCCTGGCTACTCTAACCTCGTGAAACAAAATCAT
This Paenibacillus sp. FSL R5-0345 DNA region includes the following protein-coding sequences:
- a CDS encoding sensor histidine kinase; amino-acid sequence: MFTTVRKSTIKSRIILIMTLFALLIAALLSFFSYELITYYQRKTTIQATEFNLQLVSHIIEQDLINLSSLAMTNSTNSSTNTLLTDYFVSPKASAKDAVNAFNSMQEDFRINRSNSYVRRLIVTGNNGKFLQVDNSVSTSIPLTVHNIGQIPGLNKDAVEQWEQVIKDPLSTTNGIPFVLPIYGDGAARIGTVYLLANTSLITDKLKGYSLPKNSRMLLTLGNHHYQLIGDKVTAMTTPYEPIAYTDDKPVGPQTELSMIKLENEESQIVVSYPVRSGVILSQTLSNDQFAPKANIWILVMLGVCLLVIVLSGIITLYLTRTISLPVEKLKKRIDKIAQGNFLLDRNIEWKSELGDVGRGINRLSQDIVALMDSRLADEKQKQELEYRMLQSQINPHFLYNTLNSIKWMATIQNATGIAEMTTSLSRLLRSIAKDNRRLMPLRDELSLLDDYFLIQKYRYGSTVSMVKEIEDEELLSGLIPRFTLQPLVENAIFHGIEPKGRGDILITVKKSGFADILVTIEDNGVGMQEEQISTILCAPEDGTKGVFENVGLRSVDERLRLAFGENYGLSIESEVGQYTLMKILLPFIQKE